The genomic interval TGGTTCCAATTTTCCTGAATTGGGGTTTACAGATGCATGGCCAGTTGATCCACCTGAACAGTTGACGTCTACGGGAAAATTCTGGAATGGTTCTTCCAAGTCTTCAAAAGTAGAGGAAATCTTCACTTCCCATAGCTGGCCACTTGGTTCCGCACTAAAAATCTGGGCTATATCTCTGGTATTTGGACCTGCTATTCTTTCCTTGTCAGAGATTTTTTCCATTGAAATTAATTTGGCATCTTTAAACACCACCGACTCAGTAACAGTTCTCTTTGAATCCAATTCACTATTTTCAGGCATCAGTAGTCCACAATCAGAGCTCAGGGACATAAGATCAGAACTTACTCAACATTTATATTCCTGAAAATCCAAATCCCTGACCCCCTTTTCAGGTTCATCAACTCTATTGGTCTATCCCACTTGTACATTTAAAAAGTTACGGCAATATCACCCCAGATTCAATATAATTACTATGTTTAATGCCTTATAGAACAGGTCCGCGGTTGTGTCTCGTATACCCAGAATTCAATCGCCGTCCAGGTCTATCCATACTTTTCCACGCCTCCGATGACCAAAAACCATAAAACCAATACCTAACCTCAATAACAACCAGTAAAAGAACACTGGACTATATCGTGAAGAACCTAAAAAACGCAAGTAACACCGTGCACTAGAGCTGCTATTTTAATGCACTCAATTCACCTCATCCCATCTATGAAATGACAGGCCCACAAAACTAGATGGTAGTTAATCGACCCCCTTTTCCAGCAGCTCCTTACCTGCAAATCAACACATCTGCAATCACGTTATCCATGCAGCTTGTCAAATTTcagtatttcaaaattttagaataaagaaacaaaaaagtttcaatttttaaacatccgaacAAGATATCCCATAAAAAAAACACCTCCCACCACACACAGACATTCACCATGTAGGCCATCACGCACGCATAttcatataacataaacaaaagAAGTGAAGATACCTGAGGTCCAGATCAAGTTTAAAAGAggtaaatacataaataatcaCAACCCACTTAGTCGATCTTCTATTTCCAGCTcgggaaaaaagaaagaaagtagaaaaagaaaagataacGAAAGCGAATGCCTGGGAAGAAATGAGTTCCCACAATGCTTCCAGATGCAGAAATAATGCAAATCCCTGGTGAATTTAACGTGTGTTGGTCGCGATTTAATCCTCAGAATCACCACGGAAGCTCATGAACCGTGGAGAGAAGGATGAGGCGGTATCACTTTCGGTCACACTATCGTGCGCTGCGTACTGAGGAGGATACGATGCGATGCTTCCAGAATGGCAGAATCCAGTGTCTCTGTCCCCTCTCGGAAAGATGAGCATGGGCCGTCGGCTGGATCATTCGTAATACAGCCCATTCATCGTATGGGCCGAACTACTTACAATTGGTCCAAATATGTTAATTTCAAAGCCTAGATCGTTGGACTATCGATGGGCTCTGCTGCATCGGGGCAACGCACTCAACAGGATTTTAGGGGGGTGTATTCAACGTGagaaatttattgacttttaataacttttgtagattttaaaaatttagaggtattcaatcaagacttttgcatactctatagaagtcttgtggtattcaaaatagactttcatggagttttataaagtcaagtggtattcaacattgacttttataaactctataaaagtttacatgtattcaaattttccatggacttttaataactccatgaaattcattgacatacaaacattaaagcctaaggtacaactacaaattgtaaaaaattgtatttggttcaccccaaagatttgaatggatttttaaaacttctaactctctctctgtcgcttcacatcacatatcttcatatcttctctcctctcatctatttcttactctctcaaattttcgaagtgtatctctatatatattttcatctttctttttcaaatttttattttttggctgattgttcatttaataattttttattttaataacacggggaaattttgaattatagaattgattttgtgatttttaatttatgatttatgtaaattaatgtaatattcaataataataaaagatgatcaaaaaaatgttgtttaattcttaataattgaatagtttcgtaacaacaatgattttttaaattcattttcgtatttttaattaatatgtaagctatgatatttttatacaaaattttattcacacaataataaataatattatttttacatttatattatcaatttaaaaataagattacatgttaatcaattgatgtattttaaaaaatttacaaacatgcatataaacccacatatatatacatgtaaggattaaacgatttaacttttaaataagtaaatttatttattaatataaatattaaaaataatttcaaattgaatatgttatatatgtcaattaattattggttcaaagaaattaataaaaaatcacatgttatagttaagtacaaaatttataaaattctattaaaaaaaatctacaaaagtctataaaaatcttgtaaaaaagtctacataaatccacataaatctgtttataaatctgtgagattccataaaagtcaataaaaatttatcaaatccataaaagtctatcatttaaaaaagtcattaaaatcatcaaaactctAAATTGAATACACCTCACTTAGTTCAATTTTGCTTTCGTTTTCAACCGTCACCTTTTTCAAGAATAATCTATCAAATTAATTcgtattaatttattttgtaatttGTTTGATACTATCAAACTAGTATTTCAAATTcgcaaatttcaattttttaaatctTTCCATTCAATCTTTACAAATAGTTTAAATATtattgtatatgtatatatattatttttttgaaacatatgtatatatattctaAAAACTTTAGATAGCTGTACTATTTATAATAGAAAAAAGGTTAAAATCATtagttaaaataataatattttggaaaaaaattaaatttttcgaTTATATAAACACTAGACGCTTACAAAGAGTGTCACAGAAACTTTTTGTGACATCGTCAATTTTATGCGAAAGATGTTCGATCTGACTAACtcataaaaaattatagttttttatataaaaaaatatattatttttgtagtGAATATAGATCAATATgtcttattatttattaatataaatacacggataatattaatataatatattaaccaatatatatatatatatatatatatatatactatatctatacttctatactatattattaaatgtGAGGATATGATAATAATTATCTAGAGAggacatcaattttttttttcaattttaccctTATTTAATATTAGTATTACAGTTTTGTTTTtcgttttttaaatttcaacacacacttttattttatttttttatttcaaccattcaaatatcaatttaatctcttcataatttgaaaaaattttattttaatttatcgataatgataaaatagattgtacatatatatatatatatatatttacatatatatatatatatatatatatatatatatattggtggTTGGTGCAGGTAGCGGCAGGCCCCACACAAATACAACTCTATCGTCTCAGCTACGTATATAGACTGGGGGAGGAATACTTTTTTCCGTGGAGATGTGAGAGGAACAGTGCGGTGATCGGTTGTCCATGGCAACCTTCGCCTCCTTTCTCTCCCCTCCTCTACCTTCCCTACACCGGATCTCATCGTCACCACCGCGTTTTTTCCCTGTTATGTCCTCTTCTTTCTGTGGTTTCTCTCGGAATTTCGGTGAATCTCCAAGTCTCAGAGCTCGGGTGTTTGCATCCCCTTCTTCTTCTCCTGATTGGGGGTTTGGTCCTGGCGACGAAAGTCCTCGGTCGAAGGTTAGGTTTTATTGTTGTATTtagtttatttgattttatggATCTGAATTTGCCTTTTTTTAAATGCGAATTATGAATAATACCATTGTTTGAAGTCAAGCTAAATCTGTCATTTTTTATAGGTCTGCTGATTCAATTCATGAACTTGATTAGAATTGATAATTGAACTTTTTTAGGGTGACTAAAAAGGTTGGTGCACGATGCAATATTTAAAGCTAACTGATTTtaggtaaaaagtaaaaacctTGGAAGGATCAAGATAAAATCACTCTTTATTTTTTGGGAGCACATGGTTTGATCTGCTAGCTGAATAGATAGTATTAAACGAAATATTGGTGGTGGTTCTTTTTATTTGTctcattcttttatttttttgattgaTGAGAAGCTAGTCTTCAACAATATTATTCTAGTAGACGATTTTATTTTCAAGCATATATGAAAAATAAGAACTGTGGTCCAATAAGTTTCTGAAACCTGAAAATTTGAGCTTTAACATTTCAGAAATCAGCCCTCTTTAATTTGATACAAGAGATAGAGCCCTTAGATGTGAGCATTATCCAGAAAGATGTTCCTCCTACCACTATTGATGCCATGAAAAGGACCATATCAGGCATGTTGGGTTTGCTTCCATCAGATCAATTTCAGGTGGTGATTGAAGCTTTATGGGAACCACTATTCAAGTTATTGATTTCTTCAATGATGACCGGGTATGTCCACTTTCTTTCAGTGACTCAAATGCTCTTGTTACCAAAATCTTATTAAATAAATGAAACAATAAAATGATAATAACTGCGAGgagtatatttataaaaaattgtTACTGGTGAACACTGGCAGTTAATGATACAATGTTTGTAGCAATCCTCTGTTTTTTATCATTTGCTATGCAATGAATCAAGCATGCTTCAACCAATCGAAATGCCATTTCTAAATCTTGTATCTCTAAGATCACAGAAATATAATTATGTGTAGCTTTTTCTAAGGCAGTAAATTTGTTTGACAATATAAGTAGCTACAAGAAATGCATTTAGTAACATAATTTCATGATCAAACATTCCATCTTATTGCATGCTTTGTTAAAGAAGCTTCTGGCGATCAACTCAGTTACACAGAATTAATTGATCTTATTGTGCTTGGAAATGACTGGAGATGACATGTTTTTGTACTGGAGCCTCAAGAAACACATAAATGCACTTTTCAGAGGACCAGATTGTGAAATGTAACCTAAATTGATTGGCTACTTATTTACGATGCTTTTCCAGCAATTCGGTAAATTTCAATATGACATCCTTTTTTTGTGCAGATATACATTACGGAATGCTGAATATAAGCTTTTCCTTGAGAGGAATGTTGAAATATATGGACATGTTGATAAATCTCATACTGAAGAAAATTCTAAGCTGGAAATCGAAGAGACACTTCTGAAAAGTAATGGAACAAGCAGAACATACAGACAAGAAAGATTGCCTTCATTCAAGAAAGCAATAGAAATCACATCCAACATTCCGGATTTTGGTGAA from Primulina eburnea isolate SZY01 chromosome 17, ASM2296580v1, whole genome shotgun sequence carries:
- the LOC140818356 gene encoding uncharacterized protein, translated to MATFASFLSPPLPSLHRISSSPPRFFPVMSSSFCGFSRNFGESPSLRARVFASPSSSPDWGFGPGDESPRSKKSALFNLIQEIEPLDVSIIQKDVPPTTIDAMKRTISGMLGLLPSDQFQVVIEALWEPLFKLLISSMMTGYTLRNAEYKLFLERNVEIYGHVDKSHTEENSKLEIEETLLKSNGTSRTYRQERLPSFKKAIEITSNIPDFGEMTHEAREYILKLHSHLSSVKKELHEAKRKTAALQMQQFVGEEKNELLDYLRSLQPEMVAELSEPTCPDLKDTIHSVVHGLLATLSPKMHSKGSDLGGSNSTGTINVETEGDCVDLVENSSLQFQPLISLPRDYLARLLFWCMLLGHYLRGLEYRLELMELLSLSYIADCDDSNGEVQAV